In Chaetodon auriga isolate fChaAug3 chromosome 7, fChaAug3.hap1, whole genome shotgun sequence, a genomic segment contains:
- the smc4 gene encoding structural maintenance of chromosomes protein 4 isoform X1, which translates to MPSKTAKSSTASAKPRGKGSQPRDDSEDELDVPPQETNSNGQEEAPPTTDPSHGEAAEAVDNRSLEEILGSIPPPPPPAMTNEPGAPRLMITHLVNRNFKSYAGEQILGPFHKRFSCIIGPNGSGKSNVIDSMLFVFGYRAQKIRSKKLSVLIHSSDKHKDVQSCTVEVHFQKIIDKEGDDYEVIPNSNFYVSRTANKDNSSVYHISGKKATFKEVGALLRSHGIDLDHNRFLILQGEVEQIAMMKPKGQTEHDEGMLEYLEDIIGSCRLKEPIQTLSRRIELLNEQRGEKLNRVKLVEKEKNALEGEKNKAVEFLTLENDIFKHKSQLCQYYVHDLQKRVVDKEQEKQKILEDTKELTEKNTKISQETEKMNQELKNVEKKQNKLNKYIETQKEKFTQLDLQDVEVREKIKHSKSKNKKLQKQLEKDKEKLEEVRCVPASSEKAISEATARKEGLEKQKVKEEEKLKEVMESLKEETSGLQQDKETKEKELMELSKAVNETRSRMDLAQSELDIYLSRHNTAVTQLNTAKQTLQTTSDTLRERRAAIKDLEVKIPQKEQELKRDEEELGQLMKKDNETREVVREMRQKVDEAKSSLSSNRSRGKVLDALMQQKKSGRIPGILGRLGDLGAIDEKYDVAISSSCGALDNIVVDTIDTAQKCVTFLKEQNIGVATFIGLDKMKVWEKNMAPIRTPEDSPRLFDMVRVKDESVRPAFYFALRDTLVAQDMEQATRMAFQKDKRWRVVTLKGQIIEMAGTMTGGGRVLKGRMGSSIGTEFSQGELDRMESALNEKVSKLQGCQERKLQLEESVQRLQPQLRDMKNTLEKYTNSITSLADQETHLKVQIKELEANVLAAAPDKAKQKQMEKSLEAFKKDFEAASSKAGKVENEVKRLHNLIVDINSHKLKAQQDKLDKVNKELDDCSSTITKAQVAIKTADRNLKKCEESVNRVQGELEENEKSMAELTEQLKKLEDEAGEIMKACQEAEAALPEVQEQYQGVLKEIKVLQQQEHALQEESLSVRLRIEQIDATITEHNSKIKHWQKEAAKLSLHAMEDKPAEELPVLTSAELEEISDPNIIINKMITLETRCAQMKPNLGAIAEYKKKEEMYLQRVAQLDEITTERDKFKRAYEDLRKQRLNEFMTGFNMITNKLKENYQMLTLGGDAELELVDSLDPFSEGIMFSVRPPKKSWKKIFNLSGGEKTLSSLALVFALHHYKPTPLYFMDEIDAALDFKNVSIVACYIYEQTKNAQFIIISLRNNMFEIADRLIGIYKTHNTTKSVGINPKTIVFREHDAVTAKA; encoded by the exons ATGCCATCTAAAACTGCAAAGAGCTCAACTGCCTCCGCCAAGCCAAGAGGGAAAGGGTCGCAGCCTCGGGATGACTCCGAAGACGAGCTGGATGTACCCCCTCAAGAAACCAACTCCAATGGCCAAGAGGAGGCACCGCCGACAACTG ATCCGTCTCACGGGGAAGCTGCCGAGGCGGTTGATAATCGAAGTTTGGAGGAGATTCTCGGTAGCATCCCTCCACCCCCGCCCCCAGCAATGACCAATGAACCGGGCGCTCCTCGCCTCATGATAACACATTTAGTTAATCGCAACTTTAAATCGTACGCAGGCGAGCAGATTCTGGGGCCTTTTCACAAG CGTTTTTCTTGCATCATTGGTCCAAATGGAAGTGGGAAGTCCAATGTGATAGATTCGATGCTCTTTGTGTTTGGATACAGAGCTCAAAAGATCAGATCGAAAAAGCTCTCAGTGCTGATTCACAGCTCTGATAAACACAAAGATGTGCAAAGCTGTACTGTGGAGGTGCATTTTCAAAAGATTATTGATAAG GAAGGAGATGACTACGAAGTCATCCCCAACAGCAACTTCTATGTTTCCAGGACTGCCAACAAAGACAATTCCTCAGTCTATCATATCAGTGGCAAGAAAGCCACATTCAAAGAAGTGGGGGCTTTACTCCGAAGCCATGGTATTGACCTAGACCACAACAGATTTCTGATCTTACAG GGCGAGGTGGAGCAGATTGCCATGATGAAGCCTAAAGGTCAGACAGAGCATGATGAGGGCATGCTGGAGTATCTGGAGGACATTATTGGCTCATGCCGCCTCAAAGAGCCCATCCAAACCCTTTCCCGCCGCATTGAGCTTCTCAatgagcagaggggagagaag CTAAACCGAGTGAAGCTAGTAGAAAAGGAGAAGAATGCTTTGGAGGGGGAAAAGAACAAAGCTGTGGAGTTCCTCACTCTGGAGAATGACATCTTCAAACACAAGAGTCAGCTCTGCCAGTATTATGT TCATGATCTACAGAAGCGTGTGGTGGataaagagcaggaaaagcagaagaTCTTGGAGGACACCAAGGAACTCActgagaaaaatacaaagatatcgcaggagacagagaaaatgaaccAAGAGCTGAAAAACGTGGAGAA GAAGCAAAATAAGCTCAACAAGTACATTGAGACCCAGAAGGAGAAGTTCACCCAGCTGGATCTGCAGGACGTTGAAGTGCGTGAGAAGATTAAACACTCCAAGAGCAAGAACAAGAAGCTGCAGAAGCAGctggaaaaggacaaagaaaag CTGGAGGAAGTGCGCTGTGTACCAGCCAGCAGTGAAAAGGCCATCTCTGAGGCAACAGCTCGCAAGGAAGGGCTGGAGaagcagaaagtgaaagaagaggaaaagctTAAAGAGGTGATGGAGAGTCTGAAGGAAGAGACCAGTGGCTTGCAACAGGACAAAGAG ACCAAAGAGAAAGAGCTGATGGAGCTCAGTAAGGCTGTAAATGAGACCCGGTCTCGAATGGACCTGGCTCAGTCAGAGCTTGATATCTACCTCAGCCGCCACAACACAGCTGTGACGCAGCTCAACACGGCCAAGCAGACACTTCAGACGACGTCTGACACGCTGCGCGAGCGCCGGGCCGCCATCAAAGACCTGGAAGTCAAAATACCCCAGAAAGAACAGGAGCTCAAGAGG gATGAGGAAGAGCTGGGGCAGCTGATGAAGAAGGATAATGAGACGAGGGAAGTGGTGAGGGAAATGAGGCAGAAGGTGGATGAAGCCAAGAGCTCCTTGTCCTCCAATCGCAGTCGAGGAAAGGTCCTGGATGCCCTaatgcagcagaagaagagtgGCAGAATCCCTGGCATCCTTGGAAGATTG GGAGACCTTGGAGCCATAGATGAGAAGTATGATGTGGCCATTTCCTCCAGTTGTGGTGCTCTGGACAACATCGTGGTGGATACCATCGACACAGCTCAGAAATGTGTCACGTTCCTCAAAGAACAGAACATCGGGGTTGCCACCTTCATTGGTCTTGACAAG ATGAAGGTGTGGGAGAAGAACATGGCTCCCATTCGCACGCCAGAGGACAGCCCTCGTCTCTTTGACATGGTGCGAGTGAAAGATGAAAGTGTGCGACCAGCTTTCTACTTTGCCCTAAGGGACACCCTGGTGGCCCAGGACATGGAGCAGGCCACGAGGATGGCCTTCCAGAAAGACAAGCGCTGGAGAGTGGTCACCCTGAAGGGGCAGATAATCGAGATGGCTG GTACCAtgactggaggaggaagagtgttGAAGGGCAGGATGGGCTCCTCTATTGGCACTGAGTTCTCCCAGGGGGAG ctcgACCGCATGGAGAGCGCGCTGAATGAGAAGGTGTCGAAGCTGCAGGGCTGCCAAGAGAGAAAGCTGCAGCTAGAGGAGAGTGTCCAGCGCCTGCAGCCACAGCTCCGAGACATGAAGAACACCCTGGAGAAATACACCAACAGCATAACT AGTTTAGCTGACCAGGAGACTCACTTGAAAGTTCAGATCAAGGAACTGGAGGCCAATGTGTTGGCTGCTGCCCCAGACAAagccaaacagaaacagatggagaagaGCCTGGAGGCCTTCAAGAAAG ACTTTGAGGCAGCATCCAGTAAGGctggaaaagtggaaaatgagGTTAAAAGGCTCCACAACCTGATTGTAGACATCAATAGCCACAAGCTAAAGGCTCAACAGGACAAGCTTGACAAGGTCAACAAAGAGCTAGATGACTGCTCCTCCACCATAACCAAGGCTCAAGTGGCCATAAAGACAGCTGACCG CAACCTGAAGAAGTGTGAGGAGAGCGTGAATCGTGTGCagggggagctggaggagaacgAGAAGTCCATGGCTGAGCTCACAGAGCAACTGAAGAAACTGGAAGACGAGGCCGGAGAGATCATGAAGGCCtgtcaggaggctgag GCCGCACTTCCTGAGGTGCAGGAGCAGTATCAGGGCGTGCTGAAGGAGATcaaggtgctgcagcagcaggagcacgCCCTGCAGGAGGAGTCCCTGAGCGTCCGGCTCCGCATCGAGCAGATCGACGCCACCATCACCGAACACAACAGCAAGATCAAACACTGGCAGAAAGAG GCCGCCAAGCTGTCCCTCCATGCCATGGAGGACAAGCCGGCAGAGGAACTTCCTGTTCTTACTTCTGCTGAACTTGAAGAAATCTCAGATcccaacatcatcatcaacaagaTGATCACGTTAGAGACTCGATGTGCTCAGATGAAGCCCAACCTCGGGGCCATTGCAGAGTACAAGAAGAAG gaggaGATGTACCTGCAGCGCGTGGCCCAGCTGGACGAGATCACGACAGAGAGGGACAAATTCAAGCGCGCCTACGAGGACCTGCGCAAACAGCGCCTCAACGAGTTCATGACCGGGTTCAACATGATCACAAACAAGCTGAAGGAAAACTACCAGATGCTCACACTGGGCGGCgatgcagagctggagctggtggaCAGTTTGGACCCTTTCTCTGAGGGCATCATGTTCAG TGTGCGTCCTCCGAAGAAGAGCTGGAAAAAGATCTTTAACCtgtcaggaggagaaaagaccCTCAGCTCCTTGGCTCTGGTGTTCGCTCTGCACCACTACAAACCCACGCCGCTCTACTTCATGGACGAGATCGACGCTGCTCTGGATTTCAAGAACGTCTCCATCGTCGCCTGTTACATTTAC GAGCAAACAAAGAACGCTCAGTTCATCATCATCTCCCTGAGGAACAACATGTTTGAGATCGCCGATCGTCTCATCGGCATCTACAAAACTCACAACACCACCAAGAGTGTGGGGATCAACCCCAAGACCATCGTGTTCAGAGAGCACGATGCGGTCACTGCTAAAGCCTGA
- the smc4 gene encoding structural maintenance of chromosomes protein 4 isoform X2, translating into MTNEPGAPRLMITHLVNRNFKSYAGEQILGPFHKRFSCIIGPNGSGKSNVIDSMLFVFGYRAQKIRSKKLSVLIHSSDKHKDVQSCTVEVHFQKIIDKEGDDYEVIPNSNFYVSRTANKDNSSVYHISGKKATFKEVGALLRSHGIDLDHNRFLILQGEVEQIAMMKPKGQTEHDEGMLEYLEDIIGSCRLKEPIQTLSRRIELLNEQRGEKLNRVKLVEKEKNALEGEKNKAVEFLTLENDIFKHKSQLCQYYVHDLQKRVVDKEQEKQKILEDTKELTEKNTKISQETEKMNQELKNVEKKQNKLNKYIETQKEKFTQLDLQDVEVREKIKHSKSKNKKLQKQLEKDKEKLEEVRCVPASSEKAISEATARKEGLEKQKVKEEEKLKEVMESLKEETSGLQQDKETKEKELMELSKAVNETRSRMDLAQSELDIYLSRHNTAVTQLNTAKQTLQTTSDTLRERRAAIKDLEVKIPQKEQELKRDEEELGQLMKKDNETREVVREMRQKVDEAKSSLSSNRSRGKVLDALMQQKKSGRIPGILGRLGDLGAIDEKYDVAISSSCGALDNIVVDTIDTAQKCVTFLKEQNIGVATFIGLDKMKVWEKNMAPIRTPEDSPRLFDMVRVKDESVRPAFYFALRDTLVAQDMEQATRMAFQKDKRWRVVTLKGQIIEMAGTMTGGGRVLKGRMGSSIGTEFSQGELDRMESALNEKVSKLQGCQERKLQLEESVQRLQPQLRDMKNTLEKYTNSITSLADQETHLKVQIKELEANVLAAAPDKAKQKQMEKSLEAFKKDFEAASSKAGKVENEVKRLHNLIVDINSHKLKAQQDKLDKVNKELDDCSSTITKAQVAIKTADRNLKKCEESVNRVQGELEENEKSMAELTEQLKKLEDEAGEIMKACQEAEAALPEVQEQYQGVLKEIKVLQQQEHALQEESLSVRLRIEQIDATITEHNSKIKHWQKEAAKLSLHAMEDKPAEELPVLTSAELEEISDPNIIINKMITLETRCAQMKPNLGAIAEYKKKEEMYLQRVAQLDEITTERDKFKRAYEDLRKQRLNEFMTGFNMITNKLKENYQMLTLGGDAELELVDSLDPFSEGIMFSVRPPKKSWKKIFNLSGGEKTLSSLALVFALHHYKPTPLYFMDEIDAALDFKNVSIVACYIYEQTKNAQFIIISLRNNMFEIADRLIGIYKTHNTTKSVGINPKTIVFREHDAVTAKA; encoded by the exons ATGACCAATGAACCGGGCGCTCCTCGCCTCATGATAACACATTTAGTTAATCGCAACTTTAAATCGTACGCAGGCGAGCAGATTCTGGGGCCTTTTCACAAG CGTTTTTCTTGCATCATTGGTCCAAATGGAAGTGGGAAGTCCAATGTGATAGATTCGATGCTCTTTGTGTTTGGATACAGAGCTCAAAAGATCAGATCGAAAAAGCTCTCAGTGCTGATTCACAGCTCTGATAAACACAAAGATGTGCAAAGCTGTACTGTGGAGGTGCATTTTCAAAAGATTATTGATAAG GAAGGAGATGACTACGAAGTCATCCCCAACAGCAACTTCTATGTTTCCAGGACTGCCAACAAAGACAATTCCTCAGTCTATCATATCAGTGGCAAGAAAGCCACATTCAAAGAAGTGGGGGCTTTACTCCGAAGCCATGGTATTGACCTAGACCACAACAGATTTCTGATCTTACAG GGCGAGGTGGAGCAGATTGCCATGATGAAGCCTAAAGGTCAGACAGAGCATGATGAGGGCATGCTGGAGTATCTGGAGGACATTATTGGCTCATGCCGCCTCAAAGAGCCCATCCAAACCCTTTCCCGCCGCATTGAGCTTCTCAatgagcagaggggagagaag CTAAACCGAGTGAAGCTAGTAGAAAAGGAGAAGAATGCTTTGGAGGGGGAAAAGAACAAAGCTGTGGAGTTCCTCACTCTGGAGAATGACATCTTCAAACACAAGAGTCAGCTCTGCCAGTATTATGT TCATGATCTACAGAAGCGTGTGGTGGataaagagcaggaaaagcagaagaTCTTGGAGGACACCAAGGAACTCActgagaaaaatacaaagatatcgcaggagacagagaaaatgaaccAAGAGCTGAAAAACGTGGAGAA GAAGCAAAATAAGCTCAACAAGTACATTGAGACCCAGAAGGAGAAGTTCACCCAGCTGGATCTGCAGGACGTTGAAGTGCGTGAGAAGATTAAACACTCCAAGAGCAAGAACAAGAAGCTGCAGAAGCAGctggaaaaggacaaagaaaag CTGGAGGAAGTGCGCTGTGTACCAGCCAGCAGTGAAAAGGCCATCTCTGAGGCAACAGCTCGCAAGGAAGGGCTGGAGaagcagaaagtgaaagaagaggaaaagctTAAAGAGGTGATGGAGAGTCTGAAGGAAGAGACCAGTGGCTTGCAACAGGACAAAGAG ACCAAAGAGAAAGAGCTGATGGAGCTCAGTAAGGCTGTAAATGAGACCCGGTCTCGAATGGACCTGGCTCAGTCAGAGCTTGATATCTACCTCAGCCGCCACAACACAGCTGTGACGCAGCTCAACACGGCCAAGCAGACACTTCAGACGACGTCTGACACGCTGCGCGAGCGCCGGGCCGCCATCAAAGACCTGGAAGTCAAAATACCCCAGAAAGAACAGGAGCTCAAGAGG gATGAGGAAGAGCTGGGGCAGCTGATGAAGAAGGATAATGAGACGAGGGAAGTGGTGAGGGAAATGAGGCAGAAGGTGGATGAAGCCAAGAGCTCCTTGTCCTCCAATCGCAGTCGAGGAAAGGTCCTGGATGCCCTaatgcagcagaagaagagtgGCAGAATCCCTGGCATCCTTGGAAGATTG GGAGACCTTGGAGCCATAGATGAGAAGTATGATGTGGCCATTTCCTCCAGTTGTGGTGCTCTGGACAACATCGTGGTGGATACCATCGACACAGCTCAGAAATGTGTCACGTTCCTCAAAGAACAGAACATCGGGGTTGCCACCTTCATTGGTCTTGACAAG ATGAAGGTGTGGGAGAAGAACATGGCTCCCATTCGCACGCCAGAGGACAGCCCTCGTCTCTTTGACATGGTGCGAGTGAAAGATGAAAGTGTGCGACCAGCTTTCTACTTTGCCCTAAGGGACACCCTGGTGGCCCAGGACATGGAGCAGGCCACGAGGATGGCCTTCCAGAAAGACAAGCGCTGGAGAGTGGTCACCCTGAAGGGGCAGATAATCGAGATGGCTG GTACCAtgactggaggaggaagagtgttGAAGGGCAGGATGGGCTCCTCTATTGGCACTGAGTTCTCCCAGGGGGAG ctcgACCGCATGGAGAGCGCGCTGAATGAGAAGGTGTCGAAGCTGCAGGGCTGCCAAGAGAGAAAGCTGCAGCTAGAGGAGAGTGTCCAGCGCCTGCAGCCACAGCTCCGAGACATGAAGAACACCCTGGAGAAATACACCAACAGCATAACT AGTTTAGCTGACCAGGAGACTCACTTGAAAGTTCAGATCAAGGAACTGGAGGCCAATGTGTTGGCTGCTGCCCCAGACAAagccaaacagaaacagatggagaagaGCCTGGAGGCCTTCAAGAAAG ACTTTGAGGCAGCATCCAGTAAGGctggaaaagtggaaaatgagGTTAAAAGGCTCCACAACCTGATTGTAGACATCAATAGCCACAAGCTAAAGGCTCAACAGGACAAGCTTGACAAGGTCAACAAAGAGCTAGATGACTGCTCCTCCACCATAACCAAGGCTCAAGTGGCCATAAAGACAGCTGACCG CAACCTGAAGAAGTGTGAGGAGAGCGTGAATCGTGTGCagggggagctggaggagaacgAGAAGTCCATGGCTGAGCTCACAGAGCAACTGAAGAAACTGGAAGACGAGGCCGGAGAGATCATGAAGGCCtgtcaggaggctgag GCCGCACTTCCTGAGGTGCAGGAGCAGTATCAGGGCGTGCTGAAGGAGATcaaggtgctgcagcagcaggagcacgCCCTGCAGGAGGAGTCCCTGAGCGTCCGGCTCCGCATCGAGCAGATCGACGCCACCATCACCGAACACAACAGCAAGATCAAACACTGGCAGAAAGAG GCCGCCAAGCTGTCCCTCCATGCCATGGAGGACAAGCCGGCAGAGGAACTTCCTGTTCTTACTTCTGCTGAACTTGAAGAAATCTCAGATcccaacatcatcatcaacaagaTGATCACGTTAGAGACTCGATGTGCTCAGATGAAGCCCAACCTCGGGGCCATTGCAGAGTACAAGAAGAAG gaggaGATGTACCTGCAGCGCGTGGCCCAGCTGGACGAGATCACGACAGAGAGGGACAAATTCAAGCGCGCCTACGAGGACCTGCGCAAACAGCGCCTCAACGAGTTCATGACCGGGTTCAACATGATCACAAACAAGCTGAAGGAAAACTACCAGATGCTCACACTGGGCGGCgatgcagagctggagctggtggaCAGTTTGGACCCTTTCTCTGAGGGCATCATGTTCAG TGTGCGTCCTCCGAAGAAGAGCTGGAAAAAGATCTTTAACCtgtcaggaggagaaaagaccCTCAGCTCCTTGGCTCTGGTGTTCGCTCTGCACCACTACAAACCCACGCCGCTCTACTTCATGGACGAGATCGACGCTGCTCTGGATTTCAAGAACGTCTCCATCGTCGCCTGTTACATTTAC GAGCAAACAAAGAACGCTCAGTTCATCATCATCTCCCTGAGGAACAACATGTTTGAGATCGCCGATCGTCTCATCGGCATCTACAAAACTCACAACACCACCAAGAGTGTGGGGATCAACCCCAAGACCATCGTGTTCAGAGAGCACGATGCGGTCACTGCTAAAGCCTGA